A section of the Paenibacillus aurantius genome encodes:
- the fabI gene encoding enoyl-ACP reductase FabI: protein MSEVLAGKNIVVMGVANDRSIAWAIAQSLAAQGARLAFTYESERVEERVRKLADTIPNSVVLPCNVTVDEEIETLAGALKEEFGVLHGLVHSIAFAKTEELEGLYVDTSRAGFALAHDISAYSLVAVAQRLHPLMTEGGSIMTMTYLGAERAMKNYNVMGVAKAALEASVRYLANDLGPSNIRVNAISAGPIRTLAAKGIKDFNSILRTVEEKAPLRRTTETSEVGDTAMFLMSPWSRGITGEVIYVDNGYHIVGV from the coding sequence ATGAGTGAAGTATTGGCCGGTAAAAATATTGTTGTCATGGGGGTTGCGAACGACCGGAGCATCGCCTGGGCGATTGCCCAGTCTCTGGCGGCTCAAGGGGCAAGGCTCGCGTTTACCTACGAAAGCGAGAGGGTGGAAGAGCGCGTCCGCAAGCTCGCGGACACGATTCCGAACTCCGTGGTGCTTCCCTGCAACGTGACCGTCGATGAAGAAATCGAGACGCTGGCGGGCGCCTTGAAGGAGGAGTTCGGCGTGCTGCACGGTCTCGTGCACAGCATTGCTTTTGCCAAGACGGAGGAGCTGGAAGGGCTGTACGTGGATACGTCCCGTGCCGGCTTCGCCCTGGCTCATGACATCAGCGCCTATTCCCTTGTGGCCGTTGCCCAAAGACTGCATCCGTTGATGACCGAAGGTGGCAGCATCATGACGATGACCTACCTGGGGGCGGAGCGCGCCATGAAGAATTACAACGTTATGGGAGTGGCCAAGGCCGCCCTGGAAGCAAGTGTGCGCTATCTGGCGAATGACCTGGGCCCGTCGAACATTCGGGTCAACGCCATTTCGGCCGGTCCGATCCGGACGCTGGCCGCGAAGGGCATTAAGGACTTCAACTCCATCCTGAGAACCGTGGAAGAGAAAGCCCCGCTTCGCCGGACGACGGAAACCTCGGAAGTGGGAGACACCGCCATGTTCCTCATGAGCCCCTGGTCCCGCGGCATTACCGGAGAAGTCATTTACGTGGATAACGGTTACCACATCGTTGGCGTCTAA
- a CDS encoding PASTA domain-containing protein, translated as MNQAMGKRYVAHSQILPLSKGHLYYGEDLSLQRDVILYASEYREGSASHDYMTRLGKASALTHESFQHILDTSLEGETLLVVLNRGNGSPLFEKVGETGWTFHKIITLVSELGKGMLDAMEAGLTGYSVACENLWLKDDGRAAVINYWETGVTETQGASGLCVLLGQLAAGSAYALDPIRALEKHLGGPRMQASPEQKAALMKLVRNVWLDQASLSSLVFGLQGLLTSGSPAKESPSAAARTGREEPPVRKPQVPADTAPWAPAKERPPARAAAPAAASNDAGQEEAAGLPAPKKWLVGLSALIVAGFLIWLLLPSDKPDKRTAEPPEASSSPGPTASGGNAGGSKGGPSTKPSPSLSPTPSPSAEGAKAETGIVPALVGLTKEDAEKQAVAAGLHYNFFLENDSLPAGAVFKQDPPAGTPAAKGDNVTFWVSKGP; from the coding sequence ATGAACCAAGCGATGGGAAAGCGCTATGTGGCTCATTCTCAAATACTCCCTTTATCCAAAGGACATTTGTATTACGGAGAAGACCTCTCCCTGCAGCGGGACGTTATTCTCTATGCTTCCGAGTACCGGGAAGGCAGCGCCTCCCACGACTATATGACCCGGCTGGGCAAAGCCTCTGCCCTTACCCACGAAAGCTTCCAGCATATTCTCGATACCTCCCTCGAGGGAGAGACTCTGCTGGTGGTGCTGAACCGCGGGAACGGTTCCCCGCTCTTCGAGAAGGTGGGGGAAACCGGCTGGACGTTCCATAAGATTATCACCCTCGTGTCGGAGCTCGGCAAAGGAATGCTGGACGCGATGGAAGCCGGATTGACCGGGTACTCCGTTGCCTGCGAGAACCTGTGGCTGAAGGATGACGGCCGCGCCGCGGTCATCAATTATTGGGAGACCGGGGTGACCGAAACCCAGGGGGCCTCCGGCTTGTGTGTGCTTCTTGGGCAGCTCGCGGCCGGTTCCGCTTATGCCCTTGACCCGATTCGGGCGCTGGAAAAGCACCTGGGAGGGCCCCGCATGCAGGCGTCGCCCGAGCAGAAGGCGGCTTTAATGAAGCTTGTGCGGAATGTATGGCTGGACCAGGCCTCGCTGTCCTCCCTAGTATTTGGGCTTCAGGGACTGCTTACCTCCGGCTCACCGGCCAAGGAAAGCCCATCCGCAGCTGCTCGGACCGGAAGGGAAGAACCGCCGGTCCGCAAGCCGCAGGTTCCGGCCGATACGGCTCCATGGGCGCCGGCCAAGGAACGGCCTCCCGCTCGGGCGGCCGCTCCCGCTGCGGCTTCCAATGATGCCGGTCAGGAGGAGGCCGCGGGACTTCCCGCCCCAAAAAAGTGGCTCGTCGGCCTCTCGGCCTTGATTGTAGCCGGCTTTCTTATCTGGCTGCTGCTTCCTTCAGACAAGCCGGACAAACGGACGGCGGAGCCTCCGGAAGCGAGCTCCAGCCCCGGCCCAACCGCTTCCGGAGGAAATGCCGGAGGGTCCAAAGGGGGACCATCGACAAAGCCGTCGCCCTCCCTTTCTCCCACTCCTTCTCCATCTGCTGAGGGCGCCAAAGCCGAGACAGGGATTGTCCCCGCTCTGGTCGGGCTAACCAAGGAGGATGCAGAGAAGCAGGCGGTCGCCGCCGGTCTTCATTATAATTTCTTCTTGGAAAACGATTCGCTGCCCGCCGGCGCCGTCTTCAAGCAGGATCCCCCGGCAGGAACCCCTGCCGCCAAAGGCGACAACGTGACTTTTTGGGTCAGCAAAGGACCTTGA
- a CDS encoding inositol monophosphatase family protein — protein sequence MALAHQENIPFTPSGKSFTAVAINTAAKAGEWIKSKLGSHTTLSLKYSPQDLVTEVDKGSETMIRKLILTHFPTHSILGEEGVEPGPEASAKALTEMSGAEYLWIVDPIDGTTNFVHGFPFYTVSIALAYKGEVIVGVVYDPSRDELFVAEKGKGAYLRGKPMKVSGEAKLTDSLLATGFPADREGALPLNMAGLQHLAPKVRNVRIAGSAALHLAYVAAGRLSGFWEIGLNSWDTAAGALLVQESGGQVTDMEGNPYSLSIRDIAASNGTIQQDLLQELKAAATIGS from the coding sequence ATAGCTTTGGCCCACCAGGAAAACATACCTTTTACCCCAAGCGGGAAAAGCTTCACAGCCGTCGCCATCAATACCGCCGCGAAGGCGGGGGAATGGATCAAAAGCAAGCTAGGCAGCCATACGACCTTATCGTTGAAATATTCTCCTCAGGACCTTGTCACCGAAGTGGACAAGGGGTCCGAAACGATGATCCGCAAGCTCATTCTTACCCATTTTCCGACGCATTCGATTCTTGGCGAAGAAGGGGTGGAGCCCGGACCGGAAGCTTCCGCAAAAGCCCTCACGGAAATGAGCGGCGCCGAATACCTCTGGATCGTCGATCCGATCGACGGAACCACCAATTTTGTCCACGGCTTTCCATTCTACACGGTCTCCATTGCCCTTGCCTATAAGGGCGAAGTGATTGTGGGGGTGGTGTACGACCCGTCCCGCGACGAATTGTTCGTGGCCGAGAAAGGCAAGGGAGCTTATTTGCGGGGCAAGCCCATGAAGGTCTCGGGAGAAGCCAAGCTGACCGACAGCCTTCTCGCCACCGGGTTCCCGGCCGACCGGGAGGGGGCGCTGCCTTTGAACATGGCGGGGCTCCAGCATCTCGCTCCGAAAGTCCGCAATGTCCGGATTGCCGGGTCGGCGGCGCTTCATCTGGCTTATGTGGCAGCCGGACGCCTGAGCGGATTTTGGGAGATCGGCCTGAACAGCTGGGATACGGCGGCCGGTGCGCTACTGGTCCAAGAATCGGGCGGTCAGGTGACGGATATGGAAGGGAATCCCTATTCGCTTTCCATAAGAGACATCGCAGCCTCCAACGGAACCATCCAGCAGGACCTGCTGCAAGAACTGAAAGCGGCAGCGACAATAGGAAGTTAG
- a CDS encoding chemotaxis protein CheX yields MKAAYINPFLSSSVHVIESLIQIRPSLGELNIKYIDFWDDYVWLRIGIVGEMKGDIVFGFPEKVALRIASGMMGGYVLTEFDEMSRSAISELGNMISGNASTQLSNQGISIDITPPSFLEKSSADQKKAFSVPLRLENIGEFDIYVIA; encoded by the coding sequence TTGAAAGCTGCTTACATTAATCCGTTTCTGTCCTCTTCGGTCCATGTGATCGAATCGTTGATTCAGATCCGCCCTTCCCTGGGGGAATTGAACATCAAGTATATCGACTTCTGGGATGATTATGTCTGGCTCCGGATCGGCATTGTCGGTGAGATGAAAGGCGATATCGTCTTCGGGTTTCCCGAGAAGGTGGCGCTGCGGATTGCTTCCGGCATGATGGGCGGGTACGTCCTGACGGAATTCGATGAAATGAGCCGGAGCGCTATTTCCGAGCTCGGCAACATGATCAGCGGCAACGCCAGCACCCAGCTGTCCAACCAAGGCATTTCCATTGATATCACCCCGCCCTCTTTCCTCGAGAAGAGCAGCGCGGACCAGAAGAAAGCCTTCAGCGTACCGCTTCGGCTGGAGAACATCGGAGAATTCGATATTTACGTGATTGCTTAG
- the cdaS gene encoding sporulation-specific diadenylate cyclase CdaS, producing the protein MTETSPCDFSPLKEALRSSLQEILQDLKTHAASLDNEHCCMLSELADIRERFIRLQSQASSFYLNCYLAPYTEKYEELSFCIRHLMERRHGALIIIERKDSVNSLIHQGVPLGARFTFSLLESIFYVGNPLHDGAVLVRGSEIVSAANILPLSNYEAGPKKLGTRHRAAIGLTELCDALVIVVSEETGSSSFAMGGRLYPFMPLSENEPVH; encoded by the coding sequence ATGACGGAAACGTCACCTTGCGATTTTTCCCCCTTGAAGGAAGCTTTGCGTTCGAGCCTTCAGGAAATTCTTCAGGACCTGAAAACACATGCCGCTTCCCTGGATAACGAACACTGCTGCATGCTGAGCGAGCTGGCCGATATCCGCGAAAGGTTTATCCGGCTGCAATCCCAGGCCTCTTCCTTCTATCTCAACTGTTACCTGGCTCCTTATACGGAAAAATACGAAGAGCTATCCTTCTGCATCCGCCATCTCATGGAACGCCGGCACGGCGCCCTGATCATTATCGAACGCAAAGATTCCGTCAATTCCTTGATCCATCAGGGGGTTCCTCTCGGTGCCCGGTTTACCTTCTCGCTTCTCGAATCCATTTTCTATGTCGGCAACCCGCTGCACGACGGGGCCGTGCTGGTCAGGGGCAGCGAAATTGTCTCGGCGGCCAACATTCTTCCCCTGTCCAACTACGAAGCCGGTCCTAAAAAGCTGGGTACCCGCCACCGGGCGGCTATCGGCTTAACGGAGCTATGCGATGCTCTGGTCATCGTCGTATCCGAAGAGACCGGATCCTCCTCTTTCGCTATGGGCGGCCGGCTCTATCCGTTCATGCCCTTATCGGAGAACGAGCCTGTTCATTAG
- a CDS encoding type IA DNA topoisomerase, translating to MKTLVIAEKPDMGRNIAAAIEPKAANKRTHLEGETYIITWAIGHLIGLAEPDHYDDKYKKWNLGDLPIIPDHFKLIPNPRTKDQLKVIADLAKQCDRLINACDAGREGQHIFSLIQRHLRLKQPVQRLWISDLTPETIRRGFAELRDGSEFENLTLAARARSEADWLVGMNGSRAFTTRHNVLLSVGRVQTPVLALLYDRQIQIEAFSSQKFYEVEAFFAQEGSTYRGLWQGDRLTDPKKAEELAAKVQGKPGTIASYDVKETKEYPFKLYDLTLLQREANAKLGFSAKKTLDLAQALYEKHKVISYPRTNSNYVTEQNIPEMHRALDMLKGTSYETFAQGANKSFVHRNNKSVCNPARVEDHHAILPTHKKASGLSPDEQKIYDLVVRRFLSHFYPAAQYKVHTVMTEVEKESFKTSIKQLLDLGWKIIYADQGKDKAKSKSKDKEKEEDDGEEETTGPFSLNAAEPVTCTEANAKEKETQPPKAYTEGTLLKAMESAGKQVEDEELRDAMKESGLGTPATRAATIERLKQVGYIEMQGKKITVTQKGRTAIELIRGAGVELLTSPEMTGHWERRLNEISKGLASDEAFMEKVKQFATLIVEKVRGQARAEKSAFGDPDAPKSGGRRGSRARGAGAAKAGADGATGARQRRTRSAAGAAEPAVAAAARPGPAGEGAAEAGGAGSRTRAASSGGAAGAEAGGTIAACPRPGCGGRIFMGRKGYGCSHYKAGCKFVIWKSSFGKTLTDSMVRTLIEKGKTSVLKLRNKEGTPYEARIVLKDPETGGLGLEFSNSRG from the coding sequence GTGAAAACGCTGGTGATTGCCGAGAAGCCCGACATGGGCCGGAACATCGCGGCAGCGATCGAACCGAAGGCGGCCAACAAGCGAACGCATCTCGAAGGCGAAACGTATATCATCACCTGGGCCATCGGCCATCTGATCGGACTTGCCGAACCGGACCACTATGATGACAAATATAAAAAATGGAACTTAGGGGACCTGCCGATCATCCCCGACCACTTCAAGCTGATCCCGAACCCCCGAACGAAGGATCAACTGAAGGTCATCGCCGACCTGGCCAAGCAGTGCGACCGGCTGATTAACGCCTGCGATGCCGGACGGGAGGGGCAGCATATCTTCTCCCTCATTCAGCGGCATCTGCGCTTGAAGCAGCCTGTCCAGCGGCTCTGGATTTCGGACCTTACTCCGGAGACGATCCGCCGGGGCTTCGCCGAGCTTAGGGACGGCTCCGAATTCGAGAACCTGACGCTGGCCGCCCGGGCCCGGAGCGAAGCGGACTGGCTGGTCGGGATGAACGGATCGAGGGCTTTTACCACCCGGCACAATGTCCTGCTGTCCGTCGGCCGGGTCCAAACCCCGGTGCTGGCTCTCCTGTACGACCGTCAAATCCAGATTGAGGCGTTCTCCTCTCAGAAGTTCTATGAGGTGGAGGCTTTTTTTGCCCAGGAAGGGTCGACGTACCGGGGTCTATGGCAGGGAGACCGGCTGACGGATCCCAAAAAAGCCGAGGAGCTTGCCGCAAAGGTTCAAGGGAAGCCCGGTACCATTGCGAGCTACGACGTTAAGGAGACTAAAGAGTATCCATTCAAGCTTTACGACCTAACGCTGCTGCAGCGCGAGGCCAATGCCAAGCTCGGGTTCTCCGCCAAAAAAACGCTCGATCTCGCCCAGGCGCTGTATGAAAAGCACAAGGTCATCTCCTACCCGCGGACGAACTCCAACTATGTCACCGAGCAGAACATTCCCGAGATGCACCGGGCGCTCGACATGCTGAAGGGAACGTCGTACGAAACGTTCGCTCAAGGGGCGAACAAAAGCTTCGTCCACCGCAACAACAAGAGTGTTTGCAACCCGGCCCGGGTGGAGGATCACCATGCCATTCTGCCTACCCACAAGAAGGCATCCGGGCTTAGTCCCGATGAGCAGAAGATATATGATCTCGTCGTACGGCGTTTTCTCTCCCACTTCTACCCCGCCGCCCAGTACAAGGTCCATACCGTAATGACCGAGGTGGAAAAGGAATCGTTCAAAACGTCGATCAAACAGCTGCTGGACCTGGGCTGGAAGATCATCTATGCCGATCAGGGGAAGGATAAGGCCAAATCCAAAAGCAAAGACAAAGAAAAAGAGGAAGATGACGGCGAGGAGGAAACCACCGGCCCTTTCTCCCTTAATGCCGCGGAGCCGGTAACCTGCACGGAAGCCAACGCCAAGGAAAAGGAAACACAGCCTCCTAAAGCCTATACGGAGGGAACGCTGCTTAAAGCGATGGAAAGCGCCGGCAAGCAGGTGGAGGACGAGGAGCTGCGCGACGCGATGAAAGAATCGGGGCTCGGCACGCCGGCCACGCGGGCGGCGACGATCGAGAGGCTCAAGCAGGTCGGATATATCGAGATGCAGGGCAAGAAGATCACCGTGACGCAAAAAGGCCGCACCGCCATTGAGCTCATCCGCGGGGCGGGCGTCGAGCTGCTTACCTCGCCGGAAATGACCGGCCACTGGGAGCGCCGCCTGAACGAGATCTCCAAAGGCCTGGCGTCGGACGAGGCCTTCATGGAGAAGGTGAAGCAGTTCGCCACGCTCATCGTGGAGAAGGTGCGCGGCCAGGCCCGGGCGGAGAAGTCTGCGTTCGGCGACCCGGACGCGCCGAAGAGCGGCGGCCGGCGCGGCTCGCGGGCTCGCGGAGCAGGGGCCGCTAAGGCGGGCGCCGACGGCGCAACCGGCGCGCGGCAGCGGCGAACGCGGAGCGCGGCCGGGGCCGCGGAGCCGGCCGTGGCGGCCGCTGCACGCCCCGGCCCCGCCGGCGAAGGCGCAGCCGAGGCCGGCGGGGCGGGCAGCCGCACGCGGGCGGCCTCCAGCGGCGGGGCCGCGGGTGCCGAAGCCGGAGGCACGATCGCCGCGTGCCCAAGGCCGGGCTGCGGCGGCCGGATCTTCATGGGCCGCAAAGGCTACGGCTGCAGCCACTACAAAGCGGGCTGCAAGTTCGTCATCTGGAAGAGCTCCTTCGGCAAGACCCTCACGGACAGCATGGTCCGGACCCTTATCGAGAAAGGAAAAACTTCCGTGCTCAAGCTCCGCAACAAGGAAGGAACCCCGTACGAAGCCCGGATCGTTCTAAAAGATCCCGAAACGGGAGGGCTTGGTCTGGAATTTAGCAACAGCCGCGGATGA
- a CDS encoding sugar kinase: MNKEATESGLNREGPEVVTFGETMALFMPTGPKGIEYSPLLDKLFGGAESNVAIGLARLGHKVGWFGRLGSDPLGRMIYKRIRGEGVDVSRSVLTNDAATGLMLRETVSGKSSVYYYRRNSAASGMKPEHLDESYIAQARILHVTGITPALSESCRETLLEAIRLARKHGTKVCFDPNLRLKLWSADQAKEALLPLAEQADYFLPGLDELKLLYGTQDFSEIESRLRKLTGTCIVKGDRETHIVGKDRTISVPFFQVDNVVDTVGAGDAFCAGFLSGVLRELPVEEAVRLGNLLGSLVIQFEGDWEGLPTAEQVEAALGNKAHIER; this comes from the coding sequence GTGAACAAGGAAGCGACGGAATCGGGCCTGAACCGGGAAGGGCCGGAGGTGGTGACGTTCGGAGAGACGATGGCTTTGTTTATGCCGACCGGACCGAAGGGGATCGAATATTCTCCTTTGCTGGACAAGCTTTTCGGAGGGGCGGAGAGCAATGTCGCAATCGGACTGGCGCGTCTCGGCCATAAAGTCGGCTGGTTCGGAAGGCTCGGGAGCGATCCGCTCGGCCGCATGATTTATAAAAGAATCCGCGGGGAGGGCGTGGACGTGTCCCGCTCGGTTCTGACCAATGATGCTGCTACGGGACTGATGCTCCGCGAAACGGTATCCGGTAAGAGCTCCGTCTATTATTACCGGCGAAACTCCGCCGCGAGCGGAATGAAGCCGGAGCATTTGGATGAGTCCTACATAGCCCAGGCCCGCATTCTTCATGTGACCGGAATTACGCCGGCTCTAAGCGAGTCCTGCCGGGAGACCCTGCTGGAGGCCATCCGCCTTGCCCGTAAGCACGGGACGAAGGTATGCTTCGACCCGAATCTGCGGCTTAAACTATGGAGCGCCGACCAAGCAAAAGAAGCGCTACTTCCTCTGGCGGAACAAGCGGATTATTTTCTGCCCGGGCTTGATGAGCTTAAGCTGCTTTACGGAACGCAGGATTTTAGCGAAATAGAGAGCCGGCTCCGCAAGCTTACGGGAACGTGTATCGTCAAGGGAGACCGAGAAACCCACATCGTTGGGAAGGACAGGACCATTTCGGTGCCTTTCTTCCAAGTGGATAACGTGGTGGATACGGTGGGGGCGGGCGATGCTTTCTGTGCGGGCTTCCTGTCCGGAGTTCTTCGGGAGCTGCCGGTGGAAGAAGCCGTCCGGCTCGGCAATCTGCTGGGATCGCTCGTCATTCAATTCGAAGGGGATTGGGAGGGGCTTCCCACAGCGGAGCAGGTGGAGGCTGCCCTCGGCAACAAAGCCCATATCGAACGCTAA
- a CDS encoding bifunctional 2-keto-4-hydroxyglutarate aldolase/2-keto-3-deoxy-6-phosphogluconate aldolase yields MKKIKLLQQITEQGVVAVLRGETPEEVVEMAEQAIEGGIKVIEVTMTVPFALRAIEDLAKRYSSTSSDPSQFAIIGVGTALDPETARAAILSGAEFVVGPSLNPATVTLCNRYRIPIMPGCMTIQEIQTALELGVDIVKLFPGNLFSPSMIKAIKGPLPQANIMPTGGVSLSNLGEWIKAGAIAVGIGSDLTADAVKSGDYSLVARKASQYIEAYKAAKA; encoded by the coding sequence ATGAAAAAAATTAAGCTCCTTCAGCAAATCACCGAGCAGGGGGTCGTAGCCGTTCTCCGCGGGGAAACCCCGGAAGAAGTGGTGGAGATGGCCGAACAGGCCATTGAAGGCGGGATTAAAGTAATAGAAGTAACCATGACGGTTCCTTTTGCCCTGCGGGCTATTGAGGATTTGGCGAAGCGGTACTCGAGCACCTCGTCCGATCCTTCCCAATTCGCCATTATCGGCGTAGGCACGGCCCTGGATCCGGAAACGGCGAGAGCGGCCATTCTGAGCGGAGCGGAATTTGTGGTCGGGCCTTCGTTGAACCCGGCTACCGTCACCCTGTGCAACCGGTACCGGATTCCCATTATGCCGGGCTGCATGACCATCCAAGAAATCCAGACGGCTCTCGAGCTTGGCGTGGACATTGTGAAGCTGTTCCCAGGGAATCTGTTCTCCCCTTCCATGATTAAGGCCATTAAAGGTCCGCTGCCCCAGGCTAATATTATGCCTACAGGGGGAGTCTCTCTATCCAATTTAGGCGAATGGATAAAAGCGGGCGCCATCGCCGTCGGCATCGGCTCCGACCTGACAGCCGACGCCGTCAAGAGCGGCGATTACAGCCTGGTCGCCCGCAAAGCTTCCCAATACATCGAAGCCTACAAAGCGGCCAAAGCTTAA
- a CDS encoding copper amine oxidase N-terminal domain-containing protein, with translation MKKLTLSLVTLVALAFAPGWAKADSSIPVTINGQAVEMNMPPALYDDTLLVPVESIVDRLGAQMSWDDQLQLLTLQKGSSSVQLMIGTTKCMVNGREDLVEAAPRLIEGQKMVPLRLIGEALNYRVSWNNTDRSVNLEPLQ, from the coding sequence ATGAAAAAACTAACCCTATCCCTTGTCACTCTGGTAGCTTTGGCCTTCGCTCCCGGATGGGCAAAAGCCGATTCCTCTATTCCCGTAACTATTAACGGTCAAGCCGTTGAGATGAATATGCCTCCTGCTCTCTATGATGACACCTTGCTGGTTCCGGTCGAGTCGATCGTGGATCGGCTTGGGGCTCAGATGAGCTGGGACGACCAGCTTCAGTTGCTCACTTTGCAAAAAGGAAGTTCTTCCGTCCAATTGATGATCGGCACCACGAAATGCATGGTGAATGGGAGGGAGGACCTGGTGGAAGCCGCCCCACGTCTCATCGAGGGGCAGAAAATGGTCCCCCTTCGCCTTATCGGAGAAGCCTTAAATTACCGGGTCTCCTGGAACAACACCGACAGGTCGGTCAACTTGGAGCCGCTGCAGTAG
- a CDS encoding ornithine--oxo-acid transaminase codes for MYTSSELIDLAETLAAPTYQPLPIVISRAKGVWVEDPDGRRYMDMLSGYSALNQGHRHPRIIRALKEQSGKVTLTSRAFHSEALSLFLQKASRYTGKSMVLPMNTGAEAVETALKAARRWGYRVKGIPENKAEIIVCEGNFHGRTLGVISFSSVAEYQEGFGPLLPGFRMIPYGDLQALEKAITPHTAAILLEPIQGEAGIRIPPEGYLRGVRDLCSNHRVLFLADEIQTGFGRTGQRFACDWENVIPDVYILGKALGGGVLPISAVAADPEILSLFQPGSHGSTFGGNPLACAVASAALDVTEDENLSLRSRNQGKYLLKRLSQLNNPAIKEIRGRGLFLGIELDRPARPYCEALLQEGLLCKDTHETVIRLAPPLIITRKELQWAAERLENVLG; via the coding sequence ATGTATACTTCATCCGAGCTGATCGACCTGGCGGAAACCTTGGCCGCTCCAACCTACCAACCGCTTCCCATTGTCATCTCACGGGCCAAAGGGGTCTGGGTGGAGGACCCGGATGGCCGCCGTTATATGGATATGCTGAGCGGGTACTCGGCCCTTAACCAAGGCCATCGGCACCCTCGGATTATTCGGGCCCTCAAGGAGCAATCCGGCAAGGTAACCCTGACGTCCCGCGCCTTCCATTCCGAAGCCTTAAGCCTCTTCCTGCAAAAAGCATCCCGCTATACCGGGAAGTCCATGGTCCTTCCGATGAATACGGGAGCCGAAGCCGTGGAAACCGCTCTTAAGGCCGCCCGCCGATGGGGCTACCGAGTCAAAGGGATTCCCGAGAACAAGGCGGAAATTATCGTTTGCGAAGGCAATTTCCACGGCCGGACCCTCGGCGTCATTTCCTTCTCGAGTGTAGCGGAGTACCAGGAAGGCTTTGGTCCCTTGCTTCCTGGCTTCCGCATGATTCCTTATGGCGATCTGCAAGCGCTGGAGAAGGCTATAACGCCTCATACCGCGGCTATTCTGTTGGAACCGATTCAGGGAGAGGCCGGCATCCGGATTCCTCCGGAGGGGTATTTAAGAGGCGTTCGCGACCTGTGCAGCAATCATCGGGTGCTGTTCCTCGCCGATGAAATCCAAACCGGCTTTGGCCGGACCGGCCAGCGGTTTGCCTGCGACTGGGAGAATGTCATTCCCGATGTCTATATTTTAGGCAAAGCCTTAGGTGGCGGCGTGCTCCCCATATCGGCCGTCGCCGCGGATCCGGAGATCCTGTCCCTTTTTCAACCTGGCAGCCATGGTTCCACCTTCGGAGGGAATCCGCTTGCTTGTGCCGTAGCGTCCGCCGCCCTGGACGTGACCGAAGACGAAAACCTCTCCTTACGATCGCGGAATCAAGGAAAGTACCTGCTGAAACGGTTGTCCCAACTGAACAACCCCGCCATAAAAGAAATCCGGGGAAGGGGCCTCTTCCTCGGCATTGAACTGGACCGTCCTGCGAGGCCTTACTGCGAAGCGCTTCTTCAGGAAGGGCTGCTCTGCAAGGATACCCATGAGACCGTCATCCGCCTCGCACCTCCCTTGATCATTACACGCAAGGAGCTCCAATGGGCCGCCGAGCGACTGGAAAACGTACTGGGGTAA
- the rocF gene encoding arginase — MPTRQTVSLLKAPFDLGAGTRGSCLGPEAILHAGLIERLEALGHTVLSEPSLPSPRKGVVFSNLPLLNLPQTVSFNRYLASAVHKAVAKGHFPLLLGGDHSLAIGSLAGLALNGRQPGVLWIDAHADLNTEATSPTGNIHGMSLAASLGFGHPHLTGLRPPSPKLDPARVVLVASRDLDPGEREFIRRTGIRCFTMQDIDRWGMGTVMEEAIATAGSGPDGIHLSFDVDSVDPSAAPGTGTVVPGGLTVREARMAMEMLQESGLVSSADFVEVNPLLDLRNQTAELAVDLIAALLGERLL, encoded by the coding sequence ATGCCAACCCGACAAACGGTCTCTCTGCTTAAGGCACCCTTTGACTTGGGGGCTGGAACCAGAGGCTCCTGCCTGGGCCCGGAAGCGATTCTGCATGCCGGTCTAATCGAACGACTGGAGGCGTTGGGGCATACCGTTCTTTCCGAGCCTTCCCTCCCTTCTCCCCGCAAAGGAGTGGTGTTCAGCAATCTCCCCCTTCTGAATTTGCCCCAGACGGTTTCCTTTAACCGGTATTTGGCTTCCGCCGTTCATAAAGCGGTGGCCAAAGGACATTTCCCTCTGTTGCTAGGCGGAGACCACAGTCTGGCCATCGGCTCTCTGGCGGGGTTGGCTCTCAACGGACGCCAGCCGGGGGTTCTATGGATCGATGCCCACGCGGATCTCAACACCGAAGCCACGAGTCCGACCGGCAACATTCATGGGATGTCCTTGGCTGCTTCCCTTGGTTTCGGACATCCCCATTTGACCGGACTTCGCCCTCCGTCCCCTAAGCTGGATCCTGCCCGGGTCGTCCTGGTGGCCTCCCGGGATCTGGATCCAGGGGAACGGGAGTTTATCCGCCGTACCGGCATCCGCTGCTTCACCATGCAGGACATTGACCGCTGGGGGATGGGGACGGTGATGGAGGAGGCCATTGCCACAGCGGGAAGCGGGCCGGATGGGATTCACCTTAGCTTCGATGTGGACAGTGTGGACCCTTCGGCCGCCCCGGGCACCGGCACCGTGGTTCCTGGCGGGTTGACCGTCCGGGAAGCCCGGATGGCCATGGAGATGCTTCAGGAGAGCGGTTTGGTGAGCTCGGCGGATTTCGTTGAAGTCAATCCTCTGCTTGACCTCCGCAACCAGACCGCAGAACTGGCTGTGGATCTGATCGCCGCTCTGTTGGGTGAGCGTCTCCTATAG